In Cryptococcus gattii WM276 chromosome B, complete sequence, the DNA window ACATCACCTCCTCACATAGATGATGAGCTCCATTTTCGGTTTGTGCGTCGGCCATCTGTCTGTCAGCAGCTCCACAAACACAGAAGAGTTGCCATGGAAGCTATTTCAACCAAGCACCGCCCGCATTTCTCAATCTTCAGCCCATGCTTCGGCGTCTGCCAAGGAATTGAAGGGTAATCTCTATTCGAACACAGAAAACGAAAGGGATAATTACCACCATCTGGACAAGGATCGCCTCATGATACCACAAGTCCTAGTGTTGACAGGTTTAGAAAGTGCTGCGAGCACAGTTCAAATGAAGTTGTGCGAGTACTTGACGAAGAAAAGGATAGAAGTTCGTGCTGGTCAAGAACAAGGTATCCTTGAAGATGGGATGATGAAATTGTGTGATTTCGATCCCATGGTAATCTGGATTAGACGAAGCGGTGCGGATGCGCCATGGTGGGTTGTACGTTATGTCCTTCATTTTCATGATGGTACTTGAAAGCTCACTAGGCCCCTAGATCGACCACTTTATGTGCGCGACAACCATCCAATCTTCAGAGATAAGCTTGCCACCGAGTGATATTAATTTGGGAGCTATTATACCTCAGTCTGTAAGTAAAAGGAGTTTGCTAGGAAATGTCACTGACAAATGTTTCTCAGTATCTGGCAACGTTATCCCTACTTCTCCCGTACACCCATATACATCCGCCCCTTGCGGTCCACATATCGAATCTCTTTTCAGCTATAACATGTCACCCCAGCCTCCATTCGGTCATCACCCAACGAGCAGTCAGAGCTTTCCCAGAATATGTCAGAGCTCATCGCCTCTTGGTTGGAGACTTTGTTCTTCCGGATGGATTTGAGATACGGTTACAAGAGGAACAAGATGGCCGAGCACTGGCAACGAAGGACCGACGGGGAACGGGAGGTGGTGTAGGCGAAATACATACGTGGAATGTACTTGCAGGGGAGGAGCCTGATATAAATGATTTGCGCGGGGATTGTGGTCGAGGAGAGGAACAGCTGGAGGATTGGTACGCAACGCCATCGAATGTTCAGGGTGTGTGGAAGGTTTGCATGATCCATAGGGTCCGAAAGAGGCAGGATCGGGAGGAAGTTATGTGGTTGATGAAAGGGTCAGCTTCTGGAGGTGTGAAAAAAAGCAGGCGTAGAGGGGTGGGTATGATTCTAGATGAGATATTGGCGACAGTCTAGAGTAAAGTAATTGTTGTTGTAAATCTCTTGTCGACGGTCTGGATATAATAGAGTTTATGCATTATTAATCACACTAAAAGCCCTTTATGTATGACATTGTAGCCGTCACTAGCATTGGGCCACTGGACCAAAAAACGATCTACAAGCGGTCTAATCATCTTCCCACTTAAGGACAGGCTTTTAACTCTAGCAAATGATTCTACATAGATAATACGAGTATATTCCAGACCCAGTATCTATCAAATGTAAGATTTTCAGTTACGGGTCTTGTAAGATTGTTAAAACGGATCACGCACCCGACGAATATATGATACCACGACCAAAACAACGCATGTACCTGGGCCATTGACGATCAGAAGATCCACGAATGGTCGTCGCGGGTCTTTCAGTAGAGGGATTAGAAAAAGTCGTAAGGTTGCAATGTAGAGTGTCTTCAAAACTGAAAACATTGTAGATAATAGTGGTTGGCCTACATAACGAGCCCGAGGGAGGCTCAACAAATAGTACGCCTTTTAATAGTCAATCAGTTACAGTTTAGGCTCGGATTTTGAGCGCTGGTATATGAAAGTGCTTACTTTGGATGATGTCAACGCTCCTTTGTTCGACTCAATGTCTGACACGGATCGCAACGACAGATCATCACCATGGCAGTAAATGTACGTTCTAGGCTGATATCGTTCATAATCCAGTGTTGACAACAAAGCCTTCATCTCACTAGTATGGCCGCCTATAAACAACTACTCATTAGTGATCAGGTTTGTAAAATTATAATTAAATACCTACCAGATCCCAGGAAAACTCCCAGGGAGCATTTGGCATCTTTGGGTCGATACGGCGCTCTCGCGGTCTTTAAATGTTGGAGAAAGATAAGACGAAGCAAGATGGCCACTATTAAACAAATGAAGGCAAGGATCGACCGGCCAATATACAGGCCAAGGGACATGGCCAATAGTACCTTACTGAATTTCAAGTTACTCTGTTGATGCTGTCTCTTTTGAGTATGCTGTACTTAAGGCAGGTTATTCTTATCAAGCATGGGACTGCAGCGAGCTCTATCTGATTTGACCGAGAGTCGTTATTTTGCTGCTGTATCGCTGGAACCGTTGTACCTCATGACGTCATCATAGAAGCCAAATACATCTGCTGCCTGATTTGCGGTTGTACGGTAATCTCGCTCGCGGTTGAGTGGTTGTGACAATACTCAAGCTTTATATTCATTGCATTCTTTCCCCAGTCTGTTTATCGCAGCACACTTGACCACACGCGACCAGAAAACGCACTTGGCCTATCGGCATATCATTCAGATCAAACTATGGCAATCGTTCTGCGCTCAAATACAGACCTCGTCTATCTCCCGGATCATGGCTTCGTCGGCGAAGAAGGCGGTAAGTACTATAGAAATGATGATGTCGGCGATACTATggatggtggtggtggttGCGTGTGCTGACATTGTAGCATAGCTTTCAGAATTCTCCCACAAATCACCCGTCAGATTCACCGTCTAAATGTCTCTCACAACCCTCTCGGCTCTTCGGGGGtccttgtcctcttcaAAGGTCTTTCTGCTTTGAGGTCCAAACATTCAGCCCCTGAACTAGAGATGGGGATCTGGGGTCTTCATGAAGTCAACTTGGCAGCTACAGGTGTCGATGATGAGGCACTGGATGGTATTTTATCATACGCAAAAAAGGATGGTTTGCTACATCAAGTGTACCTCCAAGGCAATAATGTGCGCTTGCTGGAGAGTGTTGAATCAATCGCTCTATCCCTCAACATGTCTCATGTCGAGATGATCAGCTTAACAAATAATTCGCTAATAGATTCAAACGGACTACAAAGGTTCTTGCATAGCCTTAACTCCCCACATCTTCGGGAACTGCATCTCGCAGCTTGCGGTTTGACCCCCGAGGCGGCCCCTGCTATTGCTGAGTTCATAAGGTCACCTCGGTCTAAAAGCCTTGAGTGCCTACTTTTGAACGGTAATCAGCTAGGTGGGACAGGTGTCATCCAGATTGTAGATGCGATCGAAGATGACAACCGATCTTTAATGATGGTTGGGTTGCTGGCCAATCATCACTCCAAAGCTCGAGCCGACGATGGAAGTGTTCGTGAGCTTCCCGGACTTGTGACAGCGAAccaggaagaaggagagcAACTAGAATATCAGGTGCACCGACGGCTTCCGGCTTTATTAGATCGCAACCGGATTTTGACCAGACGTGTCAGAACCGCTGCATCACGAGCGATAGGCCCTGCACGGATTATCCTCAATGCCCTTCCTCCATCCAATGAAGCAACGGCACAGCGGGTGATCTCCGACGTCTCTTCCGGAGCCTCCACATACAACCCATTCAGACTTCTCGATCTCCCTGGAGAGGTCATACATCTCATAGTTCGACATGCGTCAGGAGACCCCAGGGCATTGAGCGAAGGACAATTTACACGAATAAAACAGGAAGCTGTCAATAGATCAGCTTTGAAAGCATGGTCTCGCAAAAGGATAGAGCTCCTAAGGGGAAAGAATATTATGGAGGAGAAGGACGCCATTGTAGAGCTTAAAGAACTATGGCTCAGGGCAGGGAGATGGGATAAATGGGAGAGGGAATAACCTATCAAAGTCAGAGAAAAGCATCTTTCCTGTATTTATCTTAGAAAATGTCCATTTTGGCGGCAGTGATTGTGTAAAACGGCAGTTGTGGACGTTTATTATTTTCACTTCCATCCTGTTGTATGAAATGCTTTAGCTGCATTCTAGCGGAAGAATGTATATGCGAACGAAAGATGAGTGTGATGTATTATTAGTTTCGTTTTTTATGAAAGAATGTGGTTAAGGGGATTCAAATTTGGCAACATTTTCCGATGACGCGCGCGCGATTCCCCCCAGTCGACTTCTTGTTTTGCTGTCTTTCCGATTGTTATTTTTTGTCAACAGATCCTCCTCACCCCATCCATAGACCCTatcttccatctttccGTCGCAATATCGAAAGCCCATAGGGCGATTTCATAAGCAGCCATGCTTGGGACAACCGTCGGATTCCATGTGCAGCTACGCCAACAGTTGTTCGCTTCAGCTGTCAGATTACGGCCGATAGCAAGTGGTTCGCGATACTCAGACGTCCTGCCATCGCAATCGCGATTTCTGCTGCAACCGCGACCTCTCCTTTGTCGTCCACTAACCAATCGTCCATCTCAGTCATCGATACAACAGACTCTATCCGACAAATCTGCCCATTCAGCTCAACCCGAATTAGCCGAGATTGACACCACCAATCCGGAGCAACCTGCGAAACGCCAGTCTTTAATATCCCGCTTGACATCCAAATTATCCCTTCAATCTGTAAAGGGGGCAACTTCGGAGAATGGGGAAAGTGAAACGGGGGCAAGTAGCGTACGAAAACTTATTTCTTTAGCAAGACCTGAATCCAGACCTCTTGCTGTCGCTGTCGGCTTGGTAAGTGCAGCCCGCATTTGCAGAAGTTGGTAATGTTGCTCAAAAGCTACATTCAGTTGCTTGTATCAAGCTCCGTCTCTATGCTTGTGCCATTAACAATTGGGAAGCTTATAGATTTTTTCTCAACTAATTCAGTGAGTGCAGTGCAGCAAAAGGGCAAATGAAACAATACTGATGTTGTAATAGTCTACTTTCCTTGGCCTTTCGTTCCCTGTTGCTGCTGGACTGCTTGCTGTAACTTTTTGCATTGGCGCGGCTGCGAATGCTGGTACGTATTGCTACCGACTTCCCCTTGCATATCACTTAATTGCAGGTTATAGGTCGTGCTATAATTATGCGTATTAGCGGCCAAAGAATTATCGCCCGGGTTAGGTAAGTGTTTCATTAATGGATCTCGTAACTCACCGTGCTACCATAGAAATCAAGCGTACCACTCGACATTGCGTCAAGAACCTGAATTCGCTGATCGATCTGCTGGCGATATCGTTTCCCGTCTGAGTGTTGACGCCAATATTTTGGGAGACAGTGTCACGAGTAACTTGTCAGACGGTTTGAGGTATGTGCACTTGCTATTTTTTCATTGCAATCCGCTTACGCGTCTATACCAGGGCTTTGATCTCTGCCACTGTTGGGGTGGCTGCAATGTTCTGGATTTCCGCAAAATTGACCCTTGTGATGCTCTGTGTCGTCCCCCCGGTGTCATTGGGCGCTGTCTTTTACGGTCGCTACCTCCGGAAACTTTCCAATTTAACTCAAGAGGCCGTTGGAGACATGTCCAAAGTAGCCGAAGAAAAGCTCAATGCTTTCAAAACTGTTACTGCCTACAACTCTCAGTCTCTGGAAGCTAATCTATTCAGCCGGAAGGTGGACCAAGTTTTCCAGCTCGCAAAAAAGGAGGCCTACATGACAGGTATCTTTTGGGGTGCAAGTGGGTTGACTGGAAATTTGGCTATGCTGTGTTTGCTGGGTTATGGTAAGCGTTTCCATTTGTAAATGTGATCCCTTCATTGAAGTTGCGAAAGGTGGCCATTTGGTTGCCACGCAGGAAATCACTGTCGGCGACCTTACTTCACTTTTAATGTACAGCGCGTAAGTGAAGTTAAATTTGGGCAAATATGGTCTTGCTTTAATTATGACTGGGTAGCTATGTTGGCGGTTCCGTCTCTGGAATGACAGGGTTTTTCACAGGTCTTATGAGAGGTAAGCCAGTCTTTAACGTAAGTTGGTTATGCTGAACTTCCAACCATTAGGTGTTGGCGCCGGTGGTCGTGTGTTCTGGCTGCTCGACCGCCAATCTCATATTCCCCTTGAGGCCGGTATCAAATTGTCTGCTGCCCGCAATGGCCCTATTGTCTTTAAGAATGTGAGATTCCGATATCCATCAAGGAAGGAGGTCGAGGTTCTGAAGGGTATCAACATGACTATTGAGCCTGGTACCAGCGTTGCGTTGGTGTGAGTATCATATTTACCAACGCGTGATTTCTGGTCATTCTAACACGCCCATAGAGGTTCAAGCGGAAGCGGAAAGAGTTCTATCCAAGCATTGCTCAGTCGTTTCTACGACCCTGGAGAGGGCCAGATCACGTTCGACGGTACAGGTGAGATATTCTGGTCAAAAACGTAGTAATTGAGTCTTGACGACTCGTCCACTCCAGATATCCGTGAATTTACTCCCGAATCATGGCGGTCTCGGATTGGTGTCGTTTTTCAGGATCCTATTCTCTTTGCAGGAACGGTACATGACAACATTGCATATGGGTCACCCGATATCACGCGCGAGGATGTGGAAGAAGCAGCAAAGGCGGCAAACTGCGATTTCATCTGGGACTTGCCCGATGGTTTTGACACCATGAGTAGGTCAAAATCTCCCAATGGACAGAACAAATACTCATCCAGTTATTAGTTGGCAAGGCGAGTTTGAGCGGCGGGCAGCGGCAAAGAATCAGTATCGCTCGTGCACTTGTTAGAAATCCCTCTATCTTGCTTTTAGATGAAGGTAAGTCAAGTCACTTCCGGCGATTGCATATACTAATCAATCATCGTCTAGCCACCTCTGCGCTCGATTCAACTTCGGAAAATGCCGTCAACGCCGCTATCGATGATATCATCCACAAGCGCAACATCACTGTCGTCCTTGCTGCTCACAGACTGTCAAGCATTGCTATGGCCGAGAGGGTCGTGGTTTTGGAGAATGGTGTAGTGTCTGAGGCTGGCCGGTACGATGTTCTGGTAAGTTCGCCTTCTAGGAAATACTAGTGCTTATTCAGTATACCATGCAGTCAAGGAGAGAGGGCAGCAGATTTAGAACACTTATGGCGGCACAGCTCTTGGTCGAGAAGAATTCTGGAATTGAAGATGGTGTGCccgaagaagagggagagggaaatAAGATGGAGTTGGAAGAGGCTGGGGTCATTGAAAAGCAAAAGTAAAATGGTCGGTGCTTGAATCTAGGATCTAGCAAGTTCTCACGGAGCAATAAATCATACTTATAGAGCATTATGCATACCAAGCAAAATCAACATACTACATAGTTGCCCCAATTCACGAACTGCAAATGGCGGCCCCTATTGGCAATGTCGTTCCGTTACGACAGAACTTCCCACACATTATGTATCCCTTTTTGCGGAGAAATTCATTATGACGACCTAGCGAAATGTAACGGACTATTTTTTGACAGTTTTGACACTGTGTTGAGAACAATGGGTCAAGTTAGAGGGTGGCACTGGTGGCCTGGTGAGCCTGAAACCCCACATTTGAAGGTGATGGATGACGTGCTCTACAAAAATATTTCCTAAAATGTATGTACATGGATTATTGCTTATTTCTCTCTAATAAAATGGATTAACCACCCCTCCCACGCCTTCGCCATTGGCCTCTTGTCAGCTTACTCAGATAGGAGGACAACATTTGCCCCACCAATTGATCTCGAATGACTGCTTCGTGACGGGTTTCTACTAATGAGATGTTTTGCCCTCAGCCTGGACGCCTTtgctccttctccttcgtAAGCCGTGGGGTGGGTCTAAGGCTCTATTGAGGCAGATGGTCATCAAATTCCTATTCGGGGTCATTTCGATCTACAAAATGAATGTTATTGTGGAGCATATAATATCCTGAAATGATGCGCCTTGCGTGATGTTCCACCCGAAGCGTTCATTAAGCCACAATTTGAGAGGATAGGAAAGAAGCGTTTTTTGAGCATTCCGAAGACGGGTTACAAGACGGAATTGCCGGACGGAGTTGTGCATGGTCATGATTAATAATCCTTTCACATTTTGGGTACAGATAACATTACTTCGAACTTCGATTGACTGTACTAATATATTTCATGACATTATTTCATGATGCTCATAAAAATTATCGAAGGTTTTCGTTGGCACCACAGAGGGTGACATAATATTACGGTGTTTTAGAATATGGAGTCAGCAGGGCGTGACAGTTGTGACGTCCCATGTCAGCCAGGTAGTAGAATAGACCTTTTGGAATCATGAGTCTCTTAGATATGTAGGTTGCCGACTAAGGTTAATGAAAAAGGTGATCGATGCGCATGCTAGTCGTATGAGCAAGCACAATAATATCAGTTTGTGATAGAGGATCGCAGTGATGAAGGCGGG includes these proteins:
- a CDS encoding Hypothetical Protein (Similar to TIGR gene model, INSD accession AAW41543.1), coding for MSIPAPGSPSFSFLLLQHVLSHPSLKGWVVNPPLFSTMLLILIVKNGGLIIDVDDYKSDRVVEVVRAMMSSIFGLCVGHLSVSSSTNTEELPWKLFQPSTARISQSSAHASASAKELKGNLYSNTENERDNYHHLDKDRLMIPQVLVLTGLESAASTVQMKLCEYLTKKRIEVRAGQEQGILEDGMMKLCDFDPMVIWIRRSGADAPWWVIDHFMCATTIQSSEISLPPSDINLGAIIPQSYLATLSLLLPYTHIHPPLAVHISNLFSAITCHPSLHSVITQRAVRAFPEYVRAHRLLVGDFVLPDGFEIRLQEEQDGRALATKDRRGTGGGVGEIHTWNVLAGEEPDINDLRGDCGRGEEQLEDWYATPSNVQGVWKVCMIHRVRKRQDREEVMWLMKGSASGGVKKSRRRGVGMILDEILATV
- a CDS encoding N-acetylglucosaminyldiphosphodolichol N-acetylglucosaminyltransferase anchoring subunit ALG14 (Similar to TIGR gene model, INSD accession AAW41698.1), translating into MSLGLYIGRSILAFICLIVAILLRLIFLQHLKTARAPYRPKDAKCSLGVFLGSGGHTSEMKALLSTLDYERYQPRTYIYCHGDDLSLRSVSDIESNKGALTSSKAYYLLSLPRARYVGQPLLSTMFSVLKTLYIATLRLFLIPLLKDPRRPFVDLLIVNGPGTCVVLVVVSYIRRILGLEYTRIIYVESFARVKSLSLSGKMIRPLVDRFLVQWPNASDGYNVIHKGLLV
- a CDS encoding Hypothetical Protein (Similar to TIGR gene model, INSD accession AAW41542.1) — translated: MAIVLRSNTDLVYLPDHGFVGEEGAFRILPQITRQIHRLNVSHNPLGSSGVLVLFKGLSALRSKHSAPELEMGIWGLHEVNLAATGVDDEALDGILSYAKKDGLLHQVYLQGNNVRLLESVESIALSLNMSHVEMISLTNNSLIDSNGLQRFLHSLNSPHLRELHLAACGLTPEAAPAIAEFIRSPRSKSLECLLLNGNQLGGTGVIQIVDAIEDDNRSLMMVGLLANHHSKARADDGSVRELPGLVTANQEEGEQLEYQVHRRLPALLDRNRILTRRVRTAASRAIGPARIILNALPPSNEATAQRVISDVSSGASTYNPFRLLDLPGEVIHLIVRHASGDPRALSEGQFTRIKQEAVNRSALKAWSRKRIELLRGKNIMEEKDAIVELKELWLRAGRWDKWERE
- a CDS encoding ATP-binding cassette (ABC) transporter, putative (Similar to TIGR gene model, INSD accession AAW41541.1), with translation MLGTTVGFHVQLRQQLFASAVRLRPIASGSRYSDVLPSQSRFLLQPRPLLCRPLTNRPSQSSIQQTLSDKSAHSAQPELAEIDTTNPEQPAKRQSLISRLTSKLSLQSVKGATSENGESETGASSVRKLISLARPESRPLAVAVGLLLVSSSVSMLVPLTIGKLIDFFSTNSSTFLGLSFPVAAGLLAVTFCIGAAANAGRAIIMRISGQRIIARVRNQAYHSTLRQEPEFADRSAGDIVSRLSVDANILGDSVTSNLSDGLRALISATVGVAAMFWISAKLTLVMLCVVPPVSLGAVFYGRYLRKLSNLTQEAVGDMSKVAEEKLNAFKTVTAYNSQSLEANLFSRKVDQVFQLAKKEAYMTGIFWGASGLTGNLAMLCLLGYGGHLVATQEITVGDLTSLLMYSAYVGGSVSGMTGFFTGLMRGVGAGGRVFWLLDRQSHIPLEAGIKLSAARNGPIVFKNVRFRYPSRKEVEVLKGINMTIEPGTSVALVGSSGSGKSSIQALLSRFYDPGEGQITFDGTDIREFTPESWRSRIGVVFQDPILFAGTVHDNIAYGSPDITREDVEEAAKAANCDFIWDLPDGFDTMIGKASLSGGQRQRISIARALVRNPSILLLDEATSALDSTSENAVNAAIDDIIHKRNITVVLAAHRLSSIAMAERVVVLENGVVSEAGRYDVLSRREGSRFRTLMAAQLLVEKNSGIEDGVPEEEGEGNKMELEEAGVIEKQK